A genomic region of Nitrosomonas ureae contains the following coding sequences:
- the fliP gene encoding flagellar type III secretion system pore protein FliP (The bacterial flagellar biogenesis protein FliP forms a type III secretion system (T3SS)-type pore required for flagellar assembly.), with product MSQLLRTVFFLAGFIALPAFAQQSGFPAFTSTANADGSATYTLSLQTLLLLTSLTFLPALVLMMSSFTRIIIVLSLLRMALGTQSSPPNQVLLGLALFLTFFIMSPVIDRVYSEAYLPFSEDKISIMEAAEKASVPLKSFMLHQTREADLALFVQISESEELESRDQVPLKILVPAYITSELKTAFQIGFVIFIPFLIIDLVVSSVLMAMGMMMLSPMIISLPFKLMLFVLVDGWHLIIGSLTQSFYT from the coding sequence ATGTCCCAATTGTTGCGAACAGTATTTTTCCTTGCTGGTTTTATTGCTCTACCCGCATTTGCGCAGCAATCCGGCTTTCCAGCATTTACCAGCACCGCTAATGCCGATGGAAGTGCAACCTATACGTTGAGCTTACAAACATTATTGTTGCTAACGTCACTGACATTCTTACCTGCTCTGGTATTAATGATGTCAAGCTTTACCCGCATCATCATTGTATTGTCATTGCTCAGAATGGCGCTGGGTACGCAATCCTCCCCACCTAACCAAGTGTTGCTTGGATTAGCTTTGTTTCTAACTTTTTTCATTATGTCGCCGGTTATCGACCGCGTTTATTCGGAAGCTTACCTGCCTTTTTCCGAAGATAAGATAAGCATCATGGAAGCGGCTGAGAAAGCGAGCGTGCCATTGAAATCATTTATGCTGCATCAAACCCGGGAAGCGGATTTGGCGCTTTTTGTTCAAATCTCAGAAAGTGAAGAGCTTGAAAGCCGCGATCAAGTGCCGCTAAAAATACTTGTGCCGGCATATATCACCAGCGAATTGAAAACGGCATTCCAGATCGGTTTTGTTATCTTCATCCCTTTTCTGATTATCGACTTGGTCGTCTCCAGCGTATTAATGGCGATGGGTATGATGATGCTGTCTCCCATGATTATTTCACTACCCTTTAAATTAATGCTTTTTGTTTTGGTCGATGGCTGGCATTTAATTATTGGCTCATTGACTCAAAGCTTTTATACCTAA
- the fliQ gene encoding flagellar biosynthesis protein FliQ, producing the protein MTPEGAMTIGRQALEITFMISAPLLLAALATGLLVSIFQAATQINEMTLSFIPKLLVMFLVMVLAGPWMIAVMTDYMQRLFTSIPWLAVG; encoded by the coding sequence ATGACCCCAGAAGGAGCAATGACCATCGGTCGGCAGGCGCTTGAAATTACATTCATGATCTCTGCGCCATTACTGCTTGCAGCTTTAGCAACGGGTTTGCTCGTCAGCATTTTTCAAGCGGCAACTCAGATTAACGAAATGACCTTATCATTCATACCCAAATTATTAGTCATGTTTTTGGTTATGGTATTAGCCGGACCCTGGATGATCGCTGTCATGACAGATTATATGCAACGACTGTTCACAAGTATTCCCTGGTTGGCAGTCGGTTAG
- the fliR gene encoding flagellar biosynthetic protein FliR — protein MINITTAEFNTLLAAFIWPLSRILALIASAPILGNPSTPVRVKLGLAIMITILVLPLVEKSLPQIDPASGIGLVILLQQILIGAAIGFVMRVVFVAVEMAGELIGLQMGLGFAIFFDPQNSGQIDIIGRFLGVIASLAFLAMDGHLLMIALISQSFSTLPIGSAALTDVTFTTLANWGGEIFKSGLQLSLPVLTALLITNIALGILTRVAPQLNIFAVGFPLTLAIGFLVLGLSMPFYTPILEYLVHDGLKLMMGILNIDDINMP, from the coding sequence ATGATCAATATAACCACTGCTGAATTCAATACATTACTGGCGGCATTTATTTGGCCGCTCAGCAGAATTCTGGCACTGATCGCAAGCGCCCCTATTTTAGGAAACCCCAGCACTCCGGTCCGAGTAAAGTTGGGTCTGGCAATCATGATTACGATTCTGGTTCTGCCCCTCGTCGAGAAATCCTTACCGCAAATTGACCCCGCTTCCGGGATCGGGTTGGTGATTCTGTTGCAGCAAATATTGATTGGTGCAGCCATCGGATTTGTCATGCGCGTTGTTTTTGTTGCTGTTGAAATGGCGGGCGAGTTAATTGGCCTGCAAATGGGACTGGGGTTCGCAATATTCTTTGATCCCCAGAATTCCGGACAGATAGATATTATTGGACGCTTTCTGGGAGTCATCGCCAGCCTGGCATTTCTTGCCATGGATGGTCATTTGTTGATGATTGCCCTAATTTCACAAAGCTTCAGCACCTTACCGATAGGCTCAGCGGCACTAACCGATGTTACATTTACCACGCTCGCAAACTGGGGGGGAGAAATTTTCAAATCCGGGTTGCAGTTGTCACTTCCTGTCCTGACAGCATTACTGATTACCAACATCGCTCTCGGCATTCTGACCCGGGTCGCGCCGCAACTCAATATTTTCGCAGTCGGTTTTCCATTAACTCTAGCCATTGGCTTCCTTGTTCTAGGGCTCAGCATGCCTTTTTATACCCCCATTCTGGAATATTTGGTGCACGATGGCTTGAAGTTGATGATGGGCATACTTAATATCGATGATATCAATATGCCATAG
- the fliL gene encoding flagellar basal body-associated protein FliL: MSKSNETPPAAEGKKSKKGLVIIILIAIIAICTGAGGAWYFMQISGDGESETEKPKSKAKPTTFIDLDIFTVNLQPEENNQYLQVGLTVKARETEVVQEMAKQMPLIRNRILMLLSSKKAADLSSIAGKQQLSQQISDEIRQSIDSEDLQEDVREVLFTSFVIQ, translated from the coding sequence ATGTCAAAATCTAATGAAACACCCCCTGCTGCAGAAGGCAAAAAAAGCAAAAAGGGTCTGGTAATAATTATTCTGATTGCGATCATTGCAATCTGCACCGGTGCAGGAGGTGCCTGGTACTTCATGCAAATATCGGGAGACGGTGAAAGCGAAACTGAAAAACCCAAATCAAAAGCAAAACCGACCACCTTTATAGATCTCGATATTTTTACCGTCAATCTTCAACCGGAAGAAAACAATCAATATTTGCAGGTGGGATTAACTGTCAAAGCCAGAGAAACCGAAGTCGTGCAAGAAATGGCCAAACAAATGCCACTCATTCGCAATCGCATTCTTATGTTGCTTTCCAGTAAGAAAGCGGCTGATCTTTCAAGCATTGCGGGCAAACAACAATTAAGCCAACAGATTTCTGATGAAATCAGACAATCCATTGATTCCGAAGATCTGCAAGAAGACGTGCGAGAAGTATTATTCACATCATTTGTGATTCAGTAA
- a CDS encoding flagellar hook-length control protein FliK produces the protein MLNLSVAPQINASVENNIAVTSNSNPSEKNKSDGEEFGKVLQREISDAAKKHERNDTSTTNERSDSPATIEESKNDNNTTLTTPEPVTASNTVSFIHTLLNNPTHQANVNHSQLPVDSIFDHATKAALPNMPQVSDTMFSNSLIPLDGKQTLNVMVPTANPMLQQKLAQHNLMANDFFSLSNNIWQSLSAENSAVDGNLLPFSSEMSLITQNAAEESIFSTHNESFTSQSFASPSLSLSSTDTVNTAPQDIHVDLPINQPKWGSELAQKVVWLTSQQNQVAEIHLNPAHLGPVEVMLTITQDQATAQFVSPHSAVREAIQDALPKLREMMAENGIQLGNVMVGSDSFQQENKQQQSYQSAKNSPNIPGQEAETGKHIETVTMPGRHLGMVNTYA, from the coding sequence ATGTTAAACCTATCGGTTGCACCGCAAATTAACGCTTCAGTTGAAAATAATATTGCAGTAACGAGCAATTCGAATCCATCGGAAAAGAATAAATCCGACGGTGAAGAGTTTGGAAAAGTCTTGCAGCGTGAAATCTCTGATGCAGCAAAAAAACATGAGAGAAACGATACATCCACCACGAATGAGCGCTCTGACAGTCCAGCAACCATTGAAGAGAGTAAGAACGATAACAATACTACCTTAACCACACCCGAACCGGTAACTGCGAGTAATACGGTTAGCTTTATTCATACTCTGCTGAATAATCCGACCCATCAAGCCAACGTTAATCATTCACAACTTCCAGTGGATTCAATATTCGATCACGCTACAAAGGCTGCACTGCCGAATATGCCGCAAGTATCAGATACGATGTTTTCGAATTCATTAATTCCCCTGGATGGTAAGCAGACTCTGAATGTTATGGTTCCAACTGCGAATCCAATGCTGCAGCAAAAACTGGCACAACATAACTTAATGGCGAATGATTTTTTTTCGCTGTCCAATAATATCTGGCAGTCATTAAGTGCGGAAAATTCTGCCGTTGACGGCAATTTATTGCCCTTTTCTTCAGAAATGAGCTTAATCACTCAAAACGCTGCGGAAGAGTCGATATTTTCCACGCATAACGAATCCTTCACATCACAATCATTTGCATCACCATCACTTAGCCTAAGCAGTACTGATACGGTAAACACTGCACCGCAGGATATTCATGTTGATCTTCCAATAAATCAGCCAAAATGGGGAAGTGAGCTCGCCCAAAAAGTAGTTTGGTTGACTTCCCAACAAAATCAGGTAGCTGAAATTCACTTGAATCCAGCGCATTTGGGTCCGGTCGAAGTGATGTTGACCATCACGCAGGATCAGGCAACCGCACAATTTGTATCTCCACATTCAGCGGTACGCGAAGCTATTCAAGACGCCTTGCCAAAGTTGAGAGAGATGATGGCTGAGAACGGCATCCAACTGGGCAATGTCATGGTCGGTTCCGATTCATTCCAGCAAGAAAACAAACAACAGCAGAGTTATCAATCAGCAAAAAATTCACCTAACATACCTGGTCAGGAAGCGGAGACCGGTAAACATATTGAAACAGTTACTATGCCTGGAAGGCATCTGGGCATGGTCAATACTTATGCATAA
- the fliO gene encoding flagellar biosynthetic protein FliO → MTVPFQAIAETVKPGYVPPPAVISTESTLQMMGGLLLVLALIGGITWLLRRFSLIPATSAGIVKVIAAAGVGQRERVVIVEVDSTWLVLGVAPGRVSKLHVMTKPAVETSDPISQGSSAVVFAEQLNQSIKKENA, encoded by the coding sequence ATGACCGTTCCGTTTCAGGCAATTGCAGAAACTGTGAAACCCGGTTATGTCCCTCCTCCCGCCGTGATCTCAACCGAGAGCACATTACAAATGATGGGAGGATTGCTGCTGGTATTGGCGCTTATAGGAGGCATTACTTGGCTGCTTAGGCGATTCTCATTGATACCGGCTACTTCTGCAGGCATTGTTAAAGTTATTGCCGCAGCCGGAGTGGGGCAACGAGAGCGAGTGGTAATAGTTGAAGTTGATAGCACCTGGCTGGTTCTTGGCGTGGCGCCCGGCCGCGTAAGTAAATTACACGTAATGACCAAGCCCGCAGTTGAAACATCCGATCCAATATCGCAGGGATCATCTGCCGTGGTTTTTGCCGAGCAACTTAACCAGAGTATAAAAAAAGAAAATGCATAA
- the fliM gene encoding flagellar motor switch protein FliM has translation MAEDFLSQDEVDALLKSTTGEVDEVKEEAEEGGIRNYNLATQERIVRGRMPTYEIINERFARLLRIGLFNFMRRTVDIAVGPVKVIKFSEFVRNLVVPTNLNMVHMKPLRGTALFVFDPELIFLIVDNLFGGDGRYHTRVEGRDFTQTEQRIIQRLLGVVFDEYEKSWKSVYPIQFEYVRSEMNPQFATIATPNEVVVCVTFDIDMGNKGGGLHVCIPYSMVEPIRDTLYSALQGDHLEVDKRWIKLLSQQVQGAEVELVANLGGAKVTFEQILSMQSGDIIPLEIPKSISVCVDGVPVMDCRYGTMNGHYALRVNSMISRSEFE, from the coding sequence ATGGCCGAAGATTTTCTTTCACAGGACGAAGTTGACGCACTTCTCAAAAGTACTACGGGTGAAGTCGATGAGGTAAAAGAAGAAGCAGAGGAAGGGGGTATCCGCAATTATAATCTTGCGACACAAGAACGCATTGTCCGGGGGCGAATGCCCACTTATGAGATTATCAATGAACGGTTTGCAAGATTACTACGTATCGGCTTATTTAATTTTATGCGACGCACTGTGGATATCGCGGTTGGGCCGGTTAAGGTAATCAAGTTCAGCGAATTTGTACGTAACTTGGTTGTACCCACTAATCTCAATATGGTTCATATGAAACCCTTGCGAGGCACAGCGCTGTTTGTTTTTGATCCTGAATTGATTTTTCTGATTGTGGACAATCTATTTGGTGGTGATGGCAGATATCACACGCGCGTTGAAGGAAGGGATTTTACTCAGACAGAGCAGCGAATTATTCAGCGTTTATTAGGTGTGGTTTTTGATGAGTATGAAAAATCGTGGAAATCCGTTTACCCGATTCAGTTCGAATACGTCAGGTCTGAAATGAATCCTCAGTTTGCTACGATCGCCACACCGAACGAAGTGGTGGTTTGCGTAACATTTGATATCGATATGGGAAATAAAGGCGGAGGGTTGCATGTCTGTATTCCCTACTCCATGGTCGAACCGATTCGAGATACCTTGTATAGCGCATTGCAAGGGGATCATTTGGAAGTCGACAAACGCTGGATTAAGTTATTGTCGCAGCAGGTTCAAGGTGCTGAAGTGGAATTGGTTGCCAACCTCGGGGGTGCGAAAGTTACATTTGAACAAATTCTAAGCATGCAATCCGGGGATATTATTCCACTGGAAATCCCAAAATCCATTTCGGTATGCGTTGATGGGGTGCCCGTAATGGATTGTCGCTACGGCACTATGAACGGGCACTATGCGCTTAGGGTTAATTCAATGATTTCCAGATCAGAATTCGAATAA
- the fliN gene encoding flagellar motor switch protein FliN, whose translation MSESTGNEQTETDDWAAAMAEQATASQVDANGSNGNTTDDWAAAMAEQATAEHSSTNSLSSSSKEQNTSVLGSQNANSSVFQEFSKDSESHGTRHDIDLILDIPVQMTVELGRTKIAIKNLLQLAQGSVVELDGMAGEPMDVLVNGCLIAQGEVVVVNDKFGIRLTDIITPSERIRKLNR comes from the coding sequence ATGTCAGAATCAACAGGAAACGAACAAACAGAAACCGACGATTGGGCAGCTGCCATGGCTGAACAAGCGACAGCCTCACAAGTTGATGCCAATGGCAGCAATGGGAATACTACCGATGATTGGGCGGCAGCCATGGCTGAACAAGCAACTGCAGAGCACAGTAGCACAAATTCTCTGTCATCGAGCAGCAAAGAACAGAATACCTCTGTATTGGGTTCACAGAATGCCAATTCATCCGTATTTCAGGAATTCTCAAAAGATAGCGAATCGCATGGAACTCGTCATGACATAGATTTGATTCTGGACATTCCAGTTCAAATGACGGTGGAACTCGGTCGCACCAAGATTGCCATCAAGAATCTGCTGCAACTTGCGCAAGGCTCTGTAGTCGAGCTGGACGGTATGGCGGGTGAACCTATGGATGTGCTGGTTAATGGTTGCTTGATTGCACAAGGCGAGGTTGTGGTGGTGAATGATAAATTCGGTATCCGCTTGACCGATATCATTACGCCGAGTGAACGGATTCGCAAACTTAATCGCTAG